A region from the Branchiostoma floridae strain S238N-H82 chromosome 9, Bfl_VNyyK, whole genome shotgun sequence genome encodes:
- the LOC118422253 gene encoding peroxisomal acyl-coenzyme A oxidase 1-like — protein sequence MFTITLQQQGDERQRAKWLKLAENFSILGSYLQTEMGHVGLTVTHGVVMAQLYTQGQCMGPHMFIMQLRSLENHKPLPGITVGDIGPKYGCNDGDNGFVRFDQVRIPRDNMLMRFAQVAEDGTYSMVLDPRLTYGTMVNMRVQLTERSNTSLARAVTIAIRYSCVRRQSELTPGEPEPQILDYQTQQYKLFPHLAAAYGFWFTIQNLEAHYERVNSKLQEGDTSGLQELHALTAGLKAYTTLEAHQGIEECRLACGGHGYSHASGLVYLLTSQAVTVTGEGETTVMLLQLARYLVKCYAKSQAGAKLPSTVSYLQMVQSAAVSGGTTRDINNFDVLTKAYQHRAARLVKVATEGVRFKVTSEGQSEAEAWNNSLVSLVKCAEAHSQFFVVKTFVEAVRTVDADDSVRAVLNTLCQLYALHGICEHAGDFLQDGYLTGPDLQLARSEMCSLLSKVRSDAVPLVDAFDFPDQILQSVLGRYDGRVYEHLYEWAKKSPLNKSQVHESYYKYLQPFLQKNRAKL from the exons ATGTTCACCATAACACTACAGCAGCAGGGAGACGAGAGGCAGAGGGCAAAGTGGTTAAAACTTGCGGAGAACTTTAGTATCCTGGGGTCATACCTACAGACGGAGATGGGCCATG TGGGTTTGACTGTCACCCATGGAGTGGTGATGGCCCAGCTGTATACCCAGGGTCAGTGTATGGGACCTCACATGTTCATCATGCAGCTCAGAAGTCTGGAAAACCACAAACCCTTACCAG GTATCACTGTTGGAGACATTGGTCCCAAATATGGCTGCAATGACGGGGACAACGGCTTTGTTAGGTTTGACCAAGTGCGCATCCCTCGTGACAACATGCTCATGAGGTTTGCACAG GTTGCTGAGGACGGTACCTACTCCATGGTGTTGGATCCCAGACTGACCTACGGCACCATGGTCAACATGAGGGTCCAGTTGACAGAGCGGTCAAACACGTCTCTGGCCAGGGCAGTGACCATCGCCATCCGATACAGCTGTGTCAGGCGTCAGTCAGAGTTAACACCCGg AGAGCCCGAGCCCCAGATCCTGGACTACCAGACCCAGCAGTATAAACTGTTCCCCCATCTGGCTGCAGCCTATGGCTTCTGGTTCACCATCCAGAACCTAGAGGCTCATTATGAACGGGTCAACTCCAAACTGCAAGAAGGAGACACCTCCGGTCTCCAAGAG TTACATGCCCTGACTGCTGGCCTGAAGGCCTACACCACCTTGGAAGCACACCAAGGCATAGAGGAGTGCAGACTGGCCTGTGGTGGACACGGGTACTCTCACGCCAGCGGACTGGTCTACCTGCTGACCAGCCAGGCCGTCACAGTGACCGGTGAGGGAGAGACGACAGTCATGCTGCTTCAGTTAGCAAG GTATCTGGTGAAATGTTATGCTAAGTCCCAGGCTGGAGCTAAACTCCCCTCCACAGTCAGCTACCTCCAGATGGTACAGTCAGCTGCAGTGTCAGGTGGGACTACAAGGGACATCAACAACTTTGACGTCCTAACTAAAGCTTACCAACACAGAGCTGCAAG ACTTGTGAAAGTTGCTACTGAAGGAGTCAGGTTCAAGGTCACGAGTGAAGGTCAGTCTGAAGCAGAAGCCTGGAACAACAGTTTGGTGTCACTGGTCAAGTGTGCAGAG GCTCACAGCCAGTTTTTTGTGGTGAAAACGTTTGTAGAGGCCGTCAGGACCGTTGACGCGGATGACTCCGTCAGAGCCGTTCTGAACACTCTCTGTCAGCTGTACGCCCTTCATGGAATCTGTGAACATGCTGGAGACTTCCTGCAG GATGGCTACTTGACAGGACCAGATCTCCAGTTAGCCCGTTCTGAGATGTGCTCGCTACTTTCGAAGGTCCGCTCTGATGCCGTGCCTCTGGTCGACGCCTTCGACTTCCCCGACCAGATACTGCAGTCCGTACTCGGCCGTTACGACGGCAGGGTCTACGAACATCTTTACGAATGGGCGAAGAAGTCTCCTTTAAACAAGTCTCAG GTACATGAGTCGTACTACAAGTACCTTCAGCCCTTCTTACAGAAGAACAGGGCCAAGCTGTGA
- the LOC118422814 gene encoding peroxisomal acyl-coenzyme A oxidase 1-like — translation MAQLVNPDLARERSRVSFDVEKLTNVLYGGPDGVKRKRRIESLALTDPDYEHEDFNYLSREEQYANMLKKSLMAAKKAKELGLSGKDMDDYMT, via the exons ATGGCGCAACTTGTGAACCCAGATCTGGCACGAGAGAGGAGCCGGGTCAGTTTTGACGTAGAAAAGCTGACCAATGTGTTGTATGGTGGTCCTGATGGAGTAAAGCGAAAGAGAAGAATCG AGTCTTTAGCGCTGACGGACCCAGACTATGAGCACGAGGATTTCAACTACCTGTCCAGGGAAGAACAGTATGccaacatgttgaagaagtCTCTTATGGCGGCCAAGAAGGCCAAAGAGCTTGGGTTAAGTGGAAAAGACATGGATGACTACATGACGTAA